The Carnobacterium divergens nucleotide sequence GTCAAACAAACAAGTAGAATTCCGACTAATTTCCCAAAAAAGTGCTGAGTTGCAGAGACGCTTGATAAAATAATTTCCATAATTCGCGTGCCTTTTTCTGAAGCAATTTCTTGAGCAATAATACTTGAATAGTACAAGGTAAACATATAGATAGCAAACGCGACAATATAAGCACTCCAGCGTTTAATCATAGCATCTGTTGCTTGATTCGTTTCTTCTTTACCATTTTCAAACTTTAAGGTAGTGGTTTTAACATCTGCGGGAGTTACCAACGCTGCTACATCTTTTTGACTCAAGCCTAATTTACTTGCTACTTGATTGGTTTGAATCGCTGTTAATAATTGCGTGATGAGTGTGGTATCAACGGCATCACTCGTAGTACTTTGAATGTAGTTTCCTGTTATCGTATCATTTTTTTCTTCAATGATTAAATAGCCTGCTAAATCTTCTTTTTTCAAGGCTTCTTTAGCTGCTTTTTCAGTAGTAATTTTTTTATTAAGTGTGTACTCTCCTTTTGAGGAACTTAACGCTTCAATAACTTGTTGATTTTTAGAAATAATCGCAATTTCTGGAACAGTAGCTGTTTGACTAACAAAGTAAGCAATGCCTCCTGCTGCTGCTGCGATTAGGATTGGAGAAAGTACCATTAAAATAAAAGCCATTGATCGTACATTTTTTTTATATACTTCCCATACAATAATCCAAAATTTAGTTACTTTCATCATTGTCACCTGCTTTCAACTTGAAAATTTCTTCTAATGTTGGTGCTTGCTGACTGAAGGTCGGGATGTAGCCATTTTTAGTTACAATCTCAAAAATTTCTTTGCCGTAATGAGCCTCACTTAACTGAAGTATCGCTACACCTTCTGCAGTGTGAGTAACTTGTTGTACGCCAGGAAGATTTTCCAATTCACCCTTTGTCAAATTGCTTTCTAAAAATAGTTTTGTTCGACCAAATGTTTCTCTAATTTCATTTACTTTGCCATGCAACACCATCTCACCATTGCGTAACATCACTAGCGTGTCACAAATTTCAGCAACATTTTCCATTTGATGACTAGAAAAAATCACACAGCTGCCTTGCTCTTTTAATTCAATAATTCCTTGTTGCAATAAATCTGCATTGACTGGATCTAATCCACTAAACGGTTCATCTAGAATCACAAGCTTTGGTTTATGAATCAACGTGCAAATTAATTGAACTTTTTGTTGATTTCCTTTTGAAAGAGATTTGACTTTATCTGTTTTCTTACCCTTCACTTGGAATTTTTCCATCCAATAATCCACCTGAGGTTTGATTTCTTTTTTTGTCTTTCCTCTTAATCGTGCAAAATAATAAATTTGCTCTTCGATTGAAATATTAGGGTATAGTCCTCTTTCTTCTGGTAAATAACCAATCATGTCGTAATCCACTTTTTTTAATGGCTCTCCATTCCATAAAACTTCGCCACTATCTGCCGTTAAAAATTGCAGAATTAAACGAAATGTTGTTGTTTTTCCTGCTCCATTTTGTCCAATCATACCTAGAATTTCGCCATCTTTAATAGTAAAGGACAACCTGTTGACTGCTGTTAAGGAACCAAATGTCTTTTTTAAATTTCTTACTTCTAACATGTCTACTCCTCCATTTTATTTATTTTTTAAGTACTTTTTTAATTATAGATATAAGTTTATCACATTTTATAAAAATTAGATAAAATTGTTTAAGAACGAATGTTTTTGATTAAAAAAAGTAAAAGTGACGAATTCTCGTCACTTATTTTACTTTTTAATATCAATGGCTTTTTTATCTTGCCATTCTTTTGATAAAAAATACGGATTTAATTTGATTGAACTTGGTTCTTTGGTTTTTGATTCCAAAAATGGTTTTAATTCTTTATCCAGCGCTAACCAACCACGCCAGCCAATATGAATCGTATCTTGCATAAAGTAACTTTCAGAGCCATCTTGTGAAAAATCAACGACTTTAAAACCTTGACTTTTTAGTTGATGATTAATTTTTTTAGAAAATTGTGCCATCATTTCAGGCGATAATCCTGTAAATTCCA carries:
- a CDS encoding ABC transporter permease, with translation MKVTKFWIIVWEVYKKNVRSMAFILMVLSPILIAAAAGGIAYFVSQTATVPEIAIISKNQQVIEALSSSKGEYTLNKKITTEKAAKEALKKEDLAGYLIIEEKNDTITGNYIQSTTSDAVDTTLITQLLTAIQTNQVASKLGLSQKDVAALVTPADVKTTTLKFENGKEETNQATDAMIKRWSAYIVAFAIYMFTLYYSSIIAQEIASEKGTRIMEIILSSVSATQHFFGKLVGILLVCLTQILSYALIGTIVYQIGKSFDFMQEALKGIDLFALLKGLIGNSIVFFIFGIMIYSILAALLGSLVSKVEDVGKAITPLTLLTLVGFFGGMYGFATPNEPLVKIGSYVPFFTPFMMPFRIASDTVNSTGVWASIIIMAVFTMICTYVSLTMYRSNVLIYSDTSLMKSLKRSWVIMRNEKTKQS
- a CDS encoding ABC transporter ATP-binding protein, giving the protein MLEVRNLKKTFGSLTAVNRLSFTIKDGEILGMIGQNGAGKTTTFRLILQFLTADSGEVLWNGEPLKKVDYDMIGYLPEERGLYPNISIEEQIYYFARLRGKTKKEIKPQVDYWMEKFQVKGKKTDKVKSLSKGNQQKVQLICTLIHKPKLVILDEPFSGLDPVNADLLQQGIIELKEQGSCVIFSSHQMENVAEICDTLVMLRNGEMVLHGKVNEIRETFGRTKLFLESNLTKGELENLPGVQQVTHTAEGVAILQLSEAHYGKEIFEIVTKNGYIPTFSQQAPTLEEIFKLKAGDNDESN